One Thermoanaerobacter kivui genomic window, AGAGGGGGAAAAGAATGGCACATTATATTGTTACTGATGAATGTACCGGTTGTGGGTCTTGTGCTGCAGAATGTCCGGCAGAGGCGATTCACGAAGTGGATGGGAAATACGAAGTTGACTCTGATACTTGCATTGATTGCGGCGCATGCGAAGATGTGTGCCCTACAGGTGCTATAAAAGCTGAATAAACTTAAAAACAAAAAGCCTCATTTTGAGGCTTTTTGTTTTTAAGTTGCATTGACTAAATCATTTTAAAGTGATAAAATTTTGCTAAATTAAGTTGAAGTTAAGGAGGAGTCATAATTATGGGGTTAGTTTATGTCAATGGAGAATTTGTAGACAGTGAAAGGGCGTCAGTTTCGGTTTTTGACCATGGGTATCTTTATGGTGACGGTATATTTGAAGGTATAAGGGCGTACGACGGAGTTATATTCAAGCTTGATGAACATTTAAAGAGACTTTATAGTATGGCAAAGGCTTTGCTGATTGACATTCCTTTGACAATGGAAGAAATGAAAGAAAAAGTTGTCGAAACGGTAAGAATCAATAATTTGAGAGATGCCTATATAAGGCTTGTGGTATCAAGAGGAAAAGGAGATTTAGGTCTTGACCCTTACAAATGTC contains:
- a CDS encoding indolepyruvate ferredoxin oxidoreductase subunit alpha; the encoded protein is MAHYIVTDECTGCGSCAAECPAEAIHEVDGKYEVDSDTCIDCGACEDVCPTGAIKAE